In Devosia beringensis, a single window of DNA contains:
- a CDS encoding 2-hydroxyacid dehydrogenase: MKRIFIAARGNPEGMAELFRKELPSHEVFTQQPQPGDAPVPYIVVGRPTPGVIASVPGLELVLSLNAGIEHLLASGEVPDHLPIVRLVDDGLADGMSDWVLAHALSWHRNLGLYAQLQAKREWAPQAEKLARERVVTVLGAGALGAQVASHFVRFGFQTRVWSRSGRAVDGATSFAGRPNLQQAASGADILVNLLPLTSETANVVDAALLGALAPGAFFINGARGGHVVDADLIKALDSGQLSGAALDVFRTEPLPSDDPLWSHPKVLLSPHVAAPTHAHTAVAEMAENIRRFERGEKLPHLVDRTLGY; encoded by the coding sequence ATGAAACGTATATTTATCGCCGCACGCGGCAATCCAGAAGGCATGGCAGAGCTGTTCCGCAAGGAACTGCCGAGTCACGAGGTGTTCACCCAGCAGCCCCAGCCGGGCGATGCGCCGGTGCCCTATATCGTCGTGGGCCGGCCGACGCCGGGCGTGATCGCTTCCGTGCCCGGGCTCGAACTGGTGCTCAGCCTCAATGCCGGTATCGAACACCTGCTGGCCAGCGGCGAAGTGCCGGACCACCTGCCCATCGTGCGGCTCGTCGATGATGGCCTGGCCGATGGCATGTCGGACTGGGTGCTGGCCCATGCCCTGTCCTGGCACCGCAATCTGGGACTTTACGCCCAGCTGCAGGCCAAGCGCGAATGGGCACCACAGGCCGAAAAGCTGGCGCGTGAACGCGTGGTGACCGTGCTCGGCGCCGGCGCGCTGGGGGCGCAGGTCGCCAGCCACTTCGTCCGCTTCGGCTTCCAGACCCGCGTCTGGAGCCGTTCCGGCCGCGCGGTCGACGGCGCGACCAGCTTTGCCGGTCGACCCAATCTGCAGCAGGCCGCCAGCGGCGCCGATATCCTGGTCAACCTGCTGCCGCTGACCAGTGAAACCGCCAATGTGGTTGATGCCGCGCTGCTCGGGGCGCTGGCGCCCGGCGCCTTCTTCATCAATGGCGCCCGTGGCGGCCACGTGGTGGACGCCGATCTCATCAAGGCGCTCGACAGCGGCCAGCTCAGCGGGGCAGCGCTCGATGTGTTCCGCACCGAGCCGCTGCCCAGCGACGATCCGCTATGGAGCCATCCCAAGGTTTTGCTCTCTCCCCATGTCGCGGCGCCCACCCATGCGCATACCGCCGTGGCGGAGATGGCGGAAAATATCCGGCGCTTCGAGCGCGGCGAAAAGCTGCCGCATCTCGTCGACCGGACACTCGGCTACTGA
- the ccoN gene encoding cytochrome-c oxidase, cbb3-type subunit I translates to MGILTFILGLGTIIAIRLPQPVAGAEDLSGYMDGPIRIGSILTVFWGVIGFTVGLVAALQLAYPELNFGPWLNFGRIRPLHTSAVIFAFGGTALMTTSFYVVQRTTRARLFGGDLAWFVFWGYQLFIAMAATGYLLGITQSREYAEPEWYVDIWLTIVWVAYLILFMGTLLKRREPHIYVANWFYLAFIVTVALLHVVNNLAVPVSPFGARSYSLFSGVQDAMTQWWYGHNAVGFFLTAGFLGMMYYFLPKQAERPVYSYRLSIIHFWALIFLYIWAGPHHLYYTALPDWAQTLGMVFSIMLWMPSWGGMINGLMTLRGAWDKMRTDPIIRMMVLAVAFYGMSTFEGPVMSIKSVNALSHYTDWTIGHVHSGALGWVGMISFGAIYFMVPRLWNRERLYSLRMVNWHFWLATLGIVVYAAVMWVSGVMQGLMWREYDSQGFLVYSFAESVAALHPYYVMRAAGGLLYLAGGIVMAVNIGMTIAGKVRTEKPMPVPAQLQPAQ, encoded by the coding sequence ATGGGCATTCTGACCTTCATTCTGGGCCTGGGGACAATCATCGCCATCCGGCTGCCACAGCCCGTGGCAGGCGCCGAAGACCTGTCGGGCTATATGGATGGCCCCATTCGCATCGGCTCGATCCTCACCGTGTTCTGGGGCGTCATCGGCTTTACCGTCGGCCTCGTGGCGGCGCTGCAGCTGGCCTATCCCGAACTCAATTTCGGCCCCTGGCTGAATTTCGGCCGCATCCGCCCCCTGCATACATCCGCCGTGATCTTCGCCTTTGGCGGCACTGCTTTGATGACGACCAGCTTTTACGTGGTGCAGCGCACGACGCGCGCACGCCTGTTCGGCGGCGATCTCGCCTGGTTCGTGTTCTGGGGCTATCAGCTGTTCATCGCCATGGCGGCCACGGGCTATCTGCTGGGCATTACCCAGAGCCGGGAATATGCCGAGCCCGAATGGTATGTCGACATCTGGCTGACAATCGTCTGGGTGGCCTATCTCATCTTGTTCATGGGCACCCTGCTCAAACGCCGGGAGCCCCATATCTATGTGGCCAACTGGTTCTACCTGGCCTTCATCGTCACGGTCGCCCTGCTGCATGTGGTCAACAACCTGGCCGTGCCGGTGTCTCCCTTCGGCGCGCGCAGCTATTCGCTGTTTTCCGGCGTCCAGGATGCCATGACGCAATGGTGGTATGGCCACAATGCCGTGGGTTTCTTCCTGACGGCGGGTTTCCTGGGCATGATGTATTACTTCCTGCCCAAGCAGGCCGAGCGGCCGGTCTATTCCTACCGGCTGTCGATCATCCACTTCTGGGCGCTGATCTTTCTCTATATCTGGGCCGGCCCGCATCACCTCTATTACACCGCGCTGCCTGACTGGGCGCAGACCCTGGGCATGGTGTTTTCCATCATGCTGTGGATGCCCAGCTGGGGCGGCATGATCAACGGCCTGATGACGCTGCGTGGCGCCTGGGACAAGATGCGCACCGATCCCATCATCCGCATGATGGTGCTGGCCGTCGCCTTCTATGGCATGTCGACCTTCGAAGGGCCGGTCATGTCCATCAAGTCGGTCAACGCCCTCAGCCACTATACCGACTGGACCATCGGCCATGTGCATTCCGGTGCCCTGGGCTGGGTCGGCATGATCTCGTTCGGCGCCATCTACTTCATGGTGCCGCGCCTGTGGAACCGTGAGCGCCTGTACTCGCTGCGCATGGTCAACTGGCACTTCTGGCTCGCCACACTGGGCATCGTTGTCTATGCGGCGGTGATGTGGGTGTCGGGCGTCATGCAGGGCCTGATGTGGCGCGAATACGACAGCCAGGGCTTCCTGGTCTACTCCTTCGCCGAAAGCGTCGCGGCGCTGCATCCCTACTACGTGATGCGGGCTGCCGGCGGGCTGCTCTATCTGGCCGGCGGCATCGTGATGGCCGTCAATATCGGCATGACGATCGCCGGCAAGGTCCGGACCGAAAAACCCATGCCCGTCCCCGCCCAGCTGCAACCGGCCCAGTAG
- a CDS encoding sulfite exporter TauE/SafE family protein, protein MMLSAIIWGLTLGLASSLHCAGMCGPIGCSLMLLGPTPDNRAALVLRLALLQAGRIAAYGLGGLAFGLFGVGLYGTINFSGAHAVLQWVAALVIIWTGLATAGLVPSLALADRMLAPLAGTVGRWRGSPLLNMPEMALVAGFVWGATPCVMVYAALFNSVLTGDPGLGGLLMVSFGVGTIPAVVATTLALYGSSRRRRPGRRLAGAALVIGGIAGLLLTAPGSPLCITGA, encoded by the coding sequence ATGATGCTTAGTGCCATCATCTGGGGCCTGACCCTAGGCCTCGCCTCAAGCCTGCATTGCGCGGGCATGTGCGGCCCGATCGGCTGCTCGCTCATGCTGCTGGGCCCCACGCCGGACAATCGCGCCGCCCTGGTCCTTCGGCTGGCGCTGCTGCAGGCCGGCCGCATTGCCGCCTATGGCCTGGGCGGACTGGCCTTCGGCCTCTTCGGGGTTGGTCTCTACGGCACGATCAACTTTTCCGGTGCCCATGCCGTGCTGCAATGGGTCGCGGCGCTGGTCATCATCTGGACCGGGCTGGCCACCGCCGGCCTCGTGCCGAGCCTGGCGCTGGCTGACCGGATGCTGGCGCCGCTGGCCGGCACCGTCGGCCGCTGGCGCGGGTCGCCCCTGCTGAACATGCCCGAGATGGCGCTGGTCGCCGGCTTTGTCTGGGGCGCCACGCCCTGCGTGATGGTCTATGCCGCGCTGTTCAATTCAGTGCTGACCGGCGATCCGGGCCTGGGCGGGCTGTTGATGGTGTCATTTGGGGTCGGCACCATCCCCGCCGTGGTCGCTACAACCCTGGCCCTTTATGGATCCAGCCGGCGCCGGCGGCCGGGTCGTCGCCTCGCCGGCGCGGCGCTGGTGATCGGCGGCATTGCCGGCCTCTTGCTGACCGCCCCCGGCAGCCCGCTCTGCATCACCGGCGCCTGA
- a CDS encoding ABC transporter permease, with protein sequence MSFGYVLRRLLSAIPLLLGISVILFAIIHLAPGGPLDMYTENPAVSKEALAQIAAAYGLDQPVPVQYFLWLKSMLLGDWGYSIRTGRPVLAEIVLRLGPTLELGGLALILSLAIAIPLGIVSAARRGSKLDSALTLASFAGISIPVFWLALLLQLLFSVQLGWLPSAGYKSIGGGDFFDRLSHIVMPAAVLSLATVASWSRFIRSGMIDVLNQDYIRTAYAKGRSERGVVFMHALRNAMIPAVTVIAVDFATVISGAVITETVFAWPGIGRLFMESMDGRDYPMLMGLMMMGSLGIVLANIIADLAYASLDPRIRYG encoded by the coding sequence ATGAGTTTCGGTTACGTCCTGCGCCGTCTGTTGAGCGCCATTCCCCTGCTGCTGGGCATTTCGGTCATCCTGTTTGCCATCATCCACCTGGCGCCGGGTGGCCCCCTCGACATGTATACCGAGAACCCCGCCGTCAGTAAGGAAGCCCTGGCCCAGATCGCGGCGGCCTATGGCCTCGATCAGCCCGTGCCGGTGCAGTATTTCCTCTGGCTCAAATCCATGCTGCTCGGCGACTGGGGCTATTCCATCCGCACCGGCAGGCCGGTGCTGGCCGAGATCGTGCTGCGCCTTGGCCCGACTTTGGAACTGGGCGGTCTCGCCTTGATCCTGTCGCTGGCTATCGCCATTCCCCTGGGCATTGTCAGCGCCGCGCGCCGCGGCTCCAAGCTGGACAGCGCCCTGACGCTGGCCTCCTTTGCCGGCATTTCCATTCCCGTCTTCTGGCTGGCGCTGCTGCTGCAGCTGCTGTTTTCCGTACAGCTCGGCTGGCTGCCCTCGGCCGGCTACAAGTCCATCGGCGGCGGCGATTTTTTTGACCGGCTGAGCCATATCGTCATGCCGGCCGCCGTGCTGTCGCTGGCTACCGTCGCCAGCTGGAGCCGCTTCATCCGCTCCGGCATGATCGACGTGCTCAACCAGGACTATATCCGCACCGCCTATGCCAAGGGTCGCTCCGAGCGCGGCGTGGTGTTCATGCATGCCTTGCGCAATGCCATGATCCCGGCCGTTACCGTCATCGCCGTCGATTTTGCCACCGTCATTTCCGGCGCGGTGATCACCGAAACCGTCTTCGCCTGGCCCGGTATCGGCCGGCTGTTCATGGAAAGCATGGATGGCCGCGACTATCCCATGCTGATGGGCCTGATGATGATGGGCTCGCTCGGCATCGTCCTCGCCAATATCATTGCCGACCTGGCCTATGCCTCGCTCGACCCAAGGATCCGCTATGGCTGA
- the ccoP gene encoding cytochrome-c oxidase, cbb3-type subunit III, whose protein sequence is MSTPKKPEAGKPDNHVDEFSGISTTGHEWDGIKELNNPLPRWWLWTFYACIAFALVYSVAYPAWPIGSSATPGLLGYSSRAEFAATMDSVQTGNQAMLARIADTAVADINADPELARFVTAAGASAFKVNCSQCHGTGAAGGPGYPNLNDDSWIWGGTIDEIYTTIAHGVRSPTDPDTRHNLMPSFGADELLDREAIKSVALFVASLSGLEGGVSTTEGAATFAENCAACHGENAKGIAELGGPDLTDAIWLYDGSLASIEAQIVKPRQGAMPSWSEKLDDVTIKELAVYVHGLGGGS, encoded by the coding sequence ATGAGCACCCCGAAAAAGCCCGAAGCGGGCAAGCCCGACAACCATGTCGACGAGTTCAGCGGCATCAGCACCACCGGCCACGAATGGGACGGCATCAAGGAGCTCAACAATCCGCTGCCGCGCTGGTGGCTCTGGACCTTCTATGCCTGCATTGCCTTTGCCCTGGTCTATTCGGTGGCCTATCCGGCCTGGCCGATCGGTTCGTCGGCGACCCCCGGCCTGTTGGGCTATTCGAGCCGCGCCGAATTCGCCGCGACCATGGACTCCGTGCAGACCGGCAATCAGGCAATGCTGGCGCGGATTGCCGACACGGCGGTCGCCGACATCAATGCGGACCCCGAACTGGCCCGCTTTGTCACGGCGGCAGGTGCCTCGGCGTTCAAGGTCAATTGCTCCCAATGCCACGGCACCGGCGCGGCAGGTGGGCCGGGTTATCCCAACCTGAACGACGATTCCTGGATCTGGGGCGGCACGATCGACGAGATCTACACCACCATCGCCCATGGCGTGCGGTCGCCGACCGATCCGGACACCCGCCACAATCTGATGCCCAGCTTTGGTGCCGATGAACTGCTCGACCGCGAGGCGATCAAATCGGTGGCACTGTTCGTCGCCAGCCTGTCGGGCCTCGAAGGCGGCGTCAGCACAACCGAGGGCGCGGCAACCTTCGCGGAAAACTGCGCGGCGTGCCATGGCGAGAATGCCAAGGGCATTGCCGAACTGGGCGGACCCGATCTGACCGACGCCATCTGGCTCTATGACGGCTCGCTCGCCAGTATCGAGGCGCAGATCGTCAAGCCCCGCCAGGGCGCCATGCCGTCATGGTCGGAAAAGCTCGACGATGTGACCATCAAGGAACTGGCCGTCTATGTGCATGGCCTGGGCGGCGGCAGCTAA
- a CDS encoding ABC transporter ATP-binding protein, giving the protein MAEPLLNVTDLKVHFPIGKTLFKPGVTIKAVDGVSFEVGRGEVLGLVGESGSGKTTLGRAVLRLVQPTHGSVQFDGTELVGLAAPQLKALRSQMQIIFQDPYASLNPRMSVGQIVGEALLLHHIGNRADRADRVGDLLEKVGLPRSAAARFPHEFSGGQRQRIGIARALAVNPQFVVADEPVSALDVSIQAQIINLLQDLRQELGLSLLFIGHDLSVIEFLCDRVVVMYLGKIMETATAADLYANPRHPYTRALLDAAPVPDPRARRQRITLKGDLPSPINPPSGCVFRTRCPFAIAACAEVIPPLETVGNRHQVACIRAAELNLSE; this is encoded by the coding sequence ATGGCTGAGCCGCTCCTCAATGTCACCGACCTCAAGGTGCATTTCCCGATCGGCAAGACGCTGTTCAAGCCGGGTGTCACCATCAAGGCCGTCGATGGCGTCTCCTTCGAGGTAGGCCGTGGCGAAGTGCTGGGCCTGGTCGGGGAGTCCGGCTCTGGCAAGACCACGCTGGGTCGCGCCGTGCTGCGGCTGGTCCAGCCAACCCATGGCTCGGTGCAGTTTGACGGCACCGAACTTGTCGGCCTGGCCGCGCCGCAGCTCAAGGCGCTGCGCAGCCAGATGCAAATCATCTTCCAGGACCCCTATGCCAGCCTCAACCCGCGCATGAGCGTCGGCCAGATCGTCGGCGAGGCCCTGCTGCTGCACCATATCGGCAACCGTGCGGACCGCGCCGATCGTGTCGGCGACCTGCTGGAAAAGGTCGGGCTGCCGCGCTCGGCCGCTGCGCGCTTCCCGCATGAGTTTTCCGGGGGGCAAAGACAGCGCATCGGTATCGCTCGCGCGCTGGCCGTCAATCCGCAATTCGTCGTTGCCGACGAACCGGTTTCCGCGCTCGACGTGTCGATCCAGGCCCAGATCATCAACCTGCTGCAGGATCTGCGGCAGGAACTGGGTCTGTCGCTGCTGTTCATCGGCCATGATCTCTCGGTCATCGAATTTCTCTGCGACCGCGTCGTGGTAATGTATCTGGGCAAGATCATGGAGACCGCGACAGCAGCCGATCTCTATGCCAATCCGCGCCATCCCTATACCCGCGCTTTGCTCGACGCGGCGCCGGTGCCCGATCCGCGGGCGCGCCGGCAGCGCATCACGCTCAAGGGCGATCTGCCCAGCCCGATCAACCCGCCCTCGGGCTGCGTCTTCCGCACCCGTTGCCCCTTCGCCATCGCGGCCTGCGCCGAGGTGATCCCGCCGCTCGAAACGGTCGGAAATCGCCATCAGGTGGCCTGCATCCGTGCAGCGGAGCTTAACTTGAGCGAATAG
- the ccoO gene encoding cytochrome-c oxidase, cbb3-type subunit II: protein MSILDKHGVIERNASFLLVGSLVVVCIGGLVEVTPLFFFQNTIEKVEGMRPYAPLELAGRDIYIREGCYVCHSQMIRPFRDEVERYGNYSLAAESMYDHPFQWGSKRTGPDLARVGGRYSNEWQVQHLTDPRSVVPESIMPSYAFLAKATLDYDTIGGMLQANARVGVPYTEEMIDNAAADLVAQATPDSDSAAIAERYPKAVMGDFDGSPMRITEMDALIAYLQMLGTLVDFDSYDTQANFR, encoded by the coding sequence ATGTCAATTCTCGACAAGCATGGCGTTATTGAACGCAACGCCTCGTTCCTGCTGGTGGGGTCACTGGTGGTGGTCTGCATCGGCGGCCTGGTTGAAGTCACGCCCCTGTTCTTCTTCCAGAACACGATCGAAAAGGTCGAGGGGATGCGCCCCTACGCCCCCCTCGAGCTGGCCGGACGCGACATCTATATCCGCGAAGGCTGCTATGTCTGCCACAGCCAGATGATCCGGCCGTTCCGTGACGAGGTCGAACGCTATGGCAATTACTCGCTGGCCGCGGAGTCCATGTATGACCATCCGTTCCAGTGGGGTTCCAAGCGCACCGGCCCCGACCTGGCCCGCGTGGGCGGCCGCTACTCCAATGAGTGGCAGGTGCAGCACCTGACCGACCCGCGCTCGGTTGTGCCCGAATCCATCATGCCGAGCTACGCCTTCCTGGCCAAGGCAACCCTGGACTACGACACCATCGGCGGCATGCTGCAGGCCAATGCCCGCGTGGGCGTGCCCTATACCGAGGAAATGATCGACAATGCCGCCGCCGACCTGGTGGCGCAGGCAACGCCGGATTCCGACAGCGCCGCCATCGCCGAACGCTACCCCAAGGCCGTGATGGGGGATTTTGACGGGTCGCCGATGCGCATCACCGAGATGGATGCGCTGATCGCCTATCTGCAGATGCTGGGGACGCTTGTCGATTTCGACAGCTACGACACCCAGGCCAACTTCCGCTAG
- a CDS encoding ABC transporter permease, which yields MADTTMPLAKLQPPQSYGRRVLKRFLKHRPAVAGLAFLLLLALVIILGPMFSPYSYDGQDFNLIGSPGPMNAQHWLGTDELGRDALTRLIYGGRVSLAVGLAGAIIATLAGTLVGAVSGFYGGWTDAILMRLTDVMLSIPTLPLVLLLSGLFRPSPPLLVAIVGMLIWMGTARLVRSQFLALREREFVEAARALGAGGARLMFRHILPNAIGPITVSATLAVGSAIMLESALSFLGFGIQPPVPTWGNLLNSASSWLSVAPWLAIPPGLLILCTVLAVNFLGDGLRDAMEPKE from the coding sequence ATGGCTGACACCACCATGCCGCTGGCCAAGCTCCAGCCGCCGCAAAGCTATGGCCGCCGCGTGCTCAAGCGCTTCCTCAAGCACCGGCCGGCGGTGGCGGGTCTCGCCTTCCTGCTGCTGCTGGCCCTGGTCATCATCCTGGGCCCGATGTTTTCGCCCTATAGCTATGACGGCCAGGATTTCAACCTGATCGGCTCCCCCGGCCCGATGAATGCGCAGCACTGGCTGGGCACCGACGAGCTGGGACGCGACGCCCTGACACGTTTGATCTATGGCGGCCGGGTCTCGCTGGCCGTCGGCCTGGCCGGCGCGATTATCGCCACCCTGGCCGGGACGCTGGTCGGCGCCGTATCGGGCTTTTATGGCGGCTGGACCGATGCCATCCTGATGCGGCTGACCGACGTCATGCTGTCGATCCCGACGCTGCCGCTGGTCCTGCTGCTGTCGGGCCTGTTCCGCCCCAGCCCGCCGCTATTGGTGGCCATTGTCGGCATGCTGATCTGGATGGGCACGGCGCGCCTGGTGCGCAGCCAGTTCCTCGCCTTGCGCGAGCGCGAATTCGTCGAGGCCGCGCGGGCATTGGGGGCAGGGGGCGCTCGCCTGATGTTCCGCCATATCCTGCCCAATGCCATCGGTCCGATCACCGTCTCCGCCACGCTCGCGGTCGGCAGCGCCATCATGCTGGAATCGGCACTGAGCTTTCTCGGCTTCGGCATCCAGCCGCCGGTGCCCACCTGGGGCAACCTGCTCAACAGCGCCAGTTCCTGGCTGAGCGTCGCGCCCTGGCTGGCCATCCCGCCAGGCCTGCTCATCCTGTGCACGGTCCTCGCCGTCAACTTCCTCGGCGACGGCCTGCGCGACGCCATGGAGCCCAAGGAATAG
- a CDS encoding ABC transporter ATP-binding protein encodes MAALSAPLLDIRDLVTEFRTESGVVRAVKGVDLTVEAGQTVAVVGESGSGKSVTSLSVMRLIPKAIGGITGGAVLFRGRDGQVRDLVHEPETAMRKVRGNEIAMIFQEPMTSLNPTQKVGAQIAEVALLHQGLSHKQAWQRAVDMLALVEIPEPARRAEIYPHQMSGGMRQRVMIAMALACNPALLIADEPTTALDVTVQLQILELMRKLQREIGMGILFITHNLGVVAEIADKVAVMYGGRIVETATVEDLFDRPSHPYTRGLLASMPKVDRAARAAGTVARLQAIPGSVVDPRHPPAGCDFNPRCAWAIDACRAAVPPMIDIGAGHGTRCIRWSELDG; translated from the coding sequence ATGGCGGCCCTTTCCGCGCCGCTGCTCGACATCCGCGATCTGGTCACCGAGTTCCGCACCGAAAGCGGTGTGGTCCGTGCCGTAAAGGGTGTGGACCTCACCGTCGAGGCCGGCCAGACCGTCGCCGTGGTGGGCGAGAGCGGCTCAGGCAAATCGGTCACCAGCCTTTCGGTCATGCGGCTGATCCCCAAGGCCATTGGCGGCATAACCGGCGGGGCGGTGCTATTCCGCGGCCGCGACGGCCAGGTGCGCGATCTGGTGCATGAGCCCGAAACGGCCATGCGCAAGGTGCGCGGCAATGAAATTGCCATGATCTTCCAGGAGCCGATGACTAGCCTCAACCCGACCCAGAAGGTCGGGGCGCAGATCGCCGAAGTGGCGCTGCTGCATCAGGGCTTGTCGCACAAGCAGGCCTGGCAGCGCGCGGTGGACATGCTGGCTCTGGTGGAAATCCCCGAGCCGGCGCGTCGCGCCGAGATCTATCCGCACCAGATGAGCGGCGGCATGCGCCAGCGCGTCATGATCGCCATGGCGCTGGCCTGCAATCCGGCGCTGCTGATCGCCGACGAGCCGACCACCGCGCTCGACGTCACCGTGCAACTGCAGATCCTTGAGCTGATGCGCAAGCTGCAGCGCGAAATCGGCATGGGGATATTGTTCATCACCCATAATCTGGGCGTTGTCGCCGAGATCGCCGACAAGGTCGCCGTGATGTATGGCGGCCGCATCGTCGAGACGGCGACGGTTGAAGACCTGTTCGACCGCCCCAGCCACCCCTATACGCGCGGCCTGCTCGCCAGCATGCCCAAGGTCGATCGCGCGGCCCGCGCCGCCGGGACTGTGGCAAGGCTGCAGGCCATTCCGGGCAGCGTGGTGGATCCGCGCCACCCGCCAGCAGGTTGCGACTTCAACCCGCGCTGCGCCTGGGCCATCGACGCCTGCCGCGCCGCCGTGCCGCCCATGATCGATATCGGCGCGGGCCATGGCACCCGCTGCATCCGCTGGAGTGAACTCGATGGCTGA
- a CDS encoding CcoQ/FixQ family Cbb3-type cytochrome c oxidase assembly chaperone, with the protein MDYNSLRHFADSWGLLYLLVLFLGVLVFVFRPGAKQQAIDAAQIPLRDSDERVDPK; encoded by the coding sequence ATGGATTACAACAGCCTACGCCACTTCGCCGACTCCTGGGGATTGCTCTACCTGCTCGTCCTGTTCCTGGGCGTGCTGGTCTTCGTGTTCCGCCCGGGCGCCAAACAGCAAGCGATCGACGCCGCCCAGATTCCGTTGCGGGATTCCGACGAGAGAGTTGACCCCAAATGA
- a CDS encoding peptide ABC transporter substrate-binding protein produces MTFKLTRRAALQGMLAGTAALTTMRAFPAWAQAPGGTLIVGLTYEIDTMNPYSTGFLGDAQAAVIEGLIAPDKDAKYVPVLATEVPSIENGGIVVAEDGKTMQITYKLREGVKWHDGEPFTAADVKYTWEAVKDPAFIAESKDGSAEVESIDIPDDYTVVVNYSTILPTFAATLFTFGIMPKHLLEGTDLNTSTYNETPVGTGPFKVNEFVRGQYVETVRNDNYWKTAENGDKLPYLDSIIFKMIPDTNTLITQLKSGEVTMVVSTPYSQASQVQGIEGIEIIQGPQLSWQHLDFNFKRPSLADLNVRKAIAMGIDREVIIKAQGGFPKAIKSPVVPVFDFYDDTTPVLAYDVAAANALLDEAGYVAGGDGIREKDGERLSYAFMVQAGRADDELAQQVIIAQLKAIGIEATANNQTGVAYREARYGGGYDLIYGRWITSANPVYHDFWGTGGANNGQSYSNPELDAAMAAFESTLDPAERKIAASKFQAILAEDLPTISLVNNVALIAKTTKLKDFVPNPTNMTNFVDTAAWYME; encoded by the coding sequence ATGACATTCAAACTGACCCGCCGCGCAGCGCTTCAGGGCATGCTTGCCGGTACCGCCGCGTTGACCACCATGCGCGCCTTCCCCGCTTGGGCCCAGGCCCCGGGCGGCACGCTGATCGTCGGTCTCACCTATGAGATCGACACTATGAACCCCTATTCGACCGGCTTCCTGGGCGATGCGCAGGCAGCCGTGATCGAGGGCCTGATTGCCCCCGACAAGGATGCCAAATACGTGCCCGTGCTGGCCACCGAAGTGCCCAGCATCGAGAATGGCGGCATCGTCGTCGCCGAAGACGGCAAGACCATGCAGATCACCTATAAGCTGCGCGAAGGCGTCAAGTGGCATGACGGCGAGCCCTTCACCGCGGCCGACGTGAAATACACCTGGGAAGCCGTCAAGGACCCCGCCTTCATCGCCGAGTCCAAGGATGGCTCTGCCGAAGTCGAGAGCATCGACATCCCCGACGACTACACCGTCGTGGTCAATTACAGCACCATCCTGCCGACCTTTGCCGCGACCTTGTTCACCTTCGGCATCATGCCCAAGCACCTGCTCGAAGGCACCGATCTCAATACCTCGACCTATAACGAAACCCCCGTCGGCACCGGCCCGTTCAAGGTCAACGAATTCGTGCGCGGCCAGTATGTCGAGACCGTGCGCAACGACAATTACTGGAAGACTGCCGAGAACGGCGACAAGCTGCCCTACCTCGACTCCATCATCTTCAAGATGATCCCCGATACCAATACCCTGATCACCCAGCTCAAGTCGGGCGAAGTGACCATGGTCGTCTCCACCCCCTACAGCCAGGCCAGCCAGGTTCAGGGCATCGAGGGCATCGAGATCATCCAGGGGCCGCAGCTGAGCTGGCAGCATCTCGACTTCAACTTCAAGCGGCCCTCGCTGGCGGACCTCAATGTGCGCAAGGCCATTGCCATGGGCATCGACCGCGAAGTCATCATCAAGGCCCAGGGCGGCTTCCCCAAGGCGATCAAGTCGCCCGTGGTGCCGGTATTCGACTTCTACGACGATACCACGCCCGTGCTGGCCTATGACGTCGCTGCGGCCAATGCGCTGCTCGACGAAGCCGGCTATGTCGCCGGCGGTGACGGCATCCGCGAAAAGGATGGCGAGCGCCTCTCCTATGCCTTCATGGTGCAGGCCGGTCGCGCCGATGACGAACTCGCCCAGCAGGTGATCATCGCCCAGCTCAAGGCCATCGGTATCGAAGCCACGGCCAACAACCAGACCGGCGTCGCCTATCGTGAAGCCCGCTATGGCGGTGGCTACGACCTGATTTATGGTCGCTGGATCACCTCGGCCAACCCCGTCTATCACGACTTCTGGGGCACCGGCGGCGCCAATAACGGCCAGTCCTATTCCAACCCCGAGCTCGACGCGGCCATGGCCGCATTCGAGAGCACGCTGGATCCGGCTGAGCGCAAGATCGCCGCATCCAAGTTCCAGGCCATCCTGGCCGAGGACCTGCCGACCATCTCGCTGGTCAACAATGTGGCCCTGATCGCCAAGACGACCAAGCTCAAGGATTTCGTGCCCAACCCGACCAACATGACCAATTTCGTCGATACCGCAGCCTGGTACATGGAATAG